From the Salinigranum rubrum genome, the window TGACTCGGCGTCCCCCTCGAAGTACTCCGTGTCTGTCCCCGATTCGGGCTCGTATAGTCCCGAAAGGGTGATCGTGCTCTCGGCAAGTTCATGATCAACTCCGAGGTCGTCGAGCGACTGGATCGAGACCGGCTTGCGCTGCGCCTGTCGGATGCCACGCAAGCTGGCGTACCTGGGCTCGTTGATACCGGTCTGGACAGAAAAGACGGCGGGAAGCGGGACCCGGACCCGTTCTTCCAGCCCGCCTTCGAGTTCTCGCCGTACTTCTGCAGTCTCGTCTTCAGCATCGATGTCGAGCGAAGTAACCACCGCGGCCCAATCGAATCCAATCGCATCCGCTAAAGAGACGCCCGTCGCACCGAAACCGTCGTCGTGTGCCTGAACGCCTGTGAGAACGAGACCGGGCGACTCTTGTGCTACTACTGCCGCGAGGATCGCCGTCTTCGATCCCACGTCGAGCAAATCCTGCGTCTTGAGTGTGTCGTCCCAGACTCGGATGGACCGATC encodes:
- a CDS encoding electron transfer flavoprotein subunit beta/FixA family protein; this translates as MKILVTVKESAVVADDFEIDGTSIAEKDLTYSINEWDEYALEAAVRSREDGLADEVITVTIGPERSEETIRTALAKGADRSIRVWDDTLKTQDLLDVGSKTAILAAVVAQESPGLVLTGVQAHDDGFGATGVSLADAIGFDWAAVVTSLDIDAEDETAEVRRELEGGLEERVRVPLPAVFSVQTGINEPRYASLRGIRQAQRKPVSIQSLDDLGVDHELAESTITLSGLYEPESGTDTEYFEGDAESQAKRLADVLADRGIVQP